The genome window AGGGCAGCCACATTCAAGTTCCCTCTTCAGTATCTTGATTTAATAACTGCAAGTTCCATTGTACAAGGCCCTGAAAGGAGAGCTGTCTGGAAAGAGCTTTTCAAACCGCCCCACCTCACTGAGgaagagcagtgctgctcccagcacggGGAAACTGGCACGTGGTGAGACAGGGAAGAGCAACCACAAACCGAGAACCAGCGTCCCACatggccctgccctgcaggaagAGGGGCCAGCCTGCAGGTGAAGCACAAGGTGCACAACTCACACCTCAGTTCTGCAGGCCCTCGGCCTTTAGCGCTGCTTTGTGCGCCCAAATCCCCGCTCGCTTTCCCGGGGGCGAGGATGGATGTCCAGGggatccctgcctgctgcccgaGCTGGGTGtgggctggagccctgcagagggacacagcacacagcacacagcacacagcCCACAGCCCAGCTAGTGGCCGAGCTGGCGGTCGTCGTAGGTGCTGTATCTCTTGACGTGGATGCGGCGCACGCGGTCGCGCAGCTCCAAGGCCTCGTCGTCCTCGCTGTGCGAGGCCTGGCTGCGGCTGCGGCTCGTGGCCTCCAGCAGAGAGTTATCTGGGACCCGGGGCGTCTCGTACAGCAGCACGTTCAGCGTCTCCTCGTAGATCCGCGCCTCGGGGAATTCAACCTGCAAAGGACAGCGCGGGTCCTGTTCCTCACCCACCCAGGACAACAACTGGAACGCACCCCCGCACGTGAAAAGGGACTGAGCCAGAAACCCACACTTTATAAGGAGTAAAGAGTTTCTGGTAGAGGGTTACCTCCCTCACCTAATCTTTCAGATTGCTCTAGAAGGGAATATGGTGTCTCTGATTCTTAACATTGGACCCTGGTAACCTCAGCTGCACCACTGCAAATTCAAAGTTAACTCCTGAagtcagagcagctctgcagactcCTGAAGCTAATCACAACTGTTTCTAACCCACAGCACAGGGTACAGCTCCGCGGGTGAAGCCCCATTACCTTGGTTTGCTTCTTCTCGGTGGCGTAGACGATGGAGGTGCAGCACACCTCGGCCAGCTTGCGGCCCTGCCCGTAGAAGGACCAGCAGCAGATCTCGTCCCCGATGACGTCCTTGATGAACAGCACTCTGCCGTTGAAGCGCAGGGACAGCTTGTCAAACAGCTCGATGTTCTTCAGCAAGTTGTCATCAGAGTTACTGAAACACAGCAACAAAAGCAGGAACAGGGCTTTTCAAGCAGCCATCTCTGCCTGTTCCGCCAGCTTTCAGCACTGATCCAACTGCAGAATACAAATAAGTAGTGACTCACTGCCGCATGCTGCCAAGAAAAGAGGGGTAATGGCCCGTTTCAGATACAAATACACTGCTCTGACCCCATGAGCAAACACAGCAGCCTTTAGAGGTCAACTTACACAATTAATAAGGACAGCACAAAGGCCCAAACCATTACATCAACTATCCACGCTCGAGATGATCAAACCCCACTTCGCTGAAGTTCTCTGGCTTGATGACAGCAGAAGCCCAGAGTCGGTGTGTGCTGGAAGGGCCATGTGCTCTGCATCCTGCACACCACAGACACACTGCCAGCATGAAGACATTATTTAAAAAAGTAAGTTTTATTGACAGACACGCAATGTAAGGCTCTAATTTCTTTTCAAAGCAAGACACAGTTgtcaaaacccaaaacaaaccaaaagaagTGAAGTTAGATCATTCATCATCATCTTCCACTCCCATAGTCAAAAAAGCAACTTTTCCACTaaattgaggggaaaaaagaagggaCATACCTGGTGTAGGAGTATTTATTGTTGCTTCTATTATACAGCAGTTTAACAACAGGCTGTTGGGAGTGAGACAAAAGAGGACAAGGTAAGTTCTGTGTTCCAATACATTTAGCATAAATCCACAGTTGAAAAGAGCAGTTACTTTCATTGATGACTCTATCAGTCTCTCCTCTTCTTTCGGA of Passer domesticus isolate bPasDom1 chromosome 19, bPasDom1.hap1, whole genome shotgun sequence contains these proteins:
- the TNFAIP1 gene encoding BTB/POZ domain-containing adapter for CUL3-mediated RhoA degradation protein 2, whose translation is MSGDTCLGSALCPAAGHKPKAGGLKGSSLGNKYVRLNVGGSLYYTTVQVLTRHDTMLKAMFSGRMEVLTDKEGWILIDRCGKHFGTILNYLRDDTIALPKHRQEIKALMAEAKYYLIQGLVDMCQAALQDKKDLYEPVCSIPIITSPKEEERLIESSMKPVVKLLYNRSNNKYSYTSNSDDNLLKNIELFDKLSLRFNGRVLFIKDVIGDEICCWSFYGQGRKLAEVCCTSIVYATEKKQTKVEFPEARIYEETLNVLLYETPRVPDNSLLEATSRSRSQASHSEDDEALELRDRVRRIHVKRYSTYDDRQLGH